In the Streptomyces coeruleoprunus genome, CGCGGCCGGGGAGCTGGCGGACCCGGCCTGGCGCGCGGCCTTCGAGGAGGTCCCGCGCCATCTGTTCGTGCCGTACTACTACGTCGGCGTCATGGGCGGCTACGAGCGGCTGTGGCGCGACGACCCCGACCCGCGCCGCCGGGAGCGCTGGCTCGCCGGCGCCTACGAGGACCGGCCCCTCGGCACCCGGCTGCGCGACGGCGACCTCGTCTCCTCCGCGAGCCAGCCCTCCCTGATGGCGGCCATGCTGCACGCCCTCGGCGTACGGGACGGGCACACCGTCCTGGAGATCGGCGCCGGCACCGGCTACAACGCGGCGCTCCTCTCCCACCGGGTGGGCGACGAGCGGGTCACCACCATCGACCTGGACACCGACATCACCGACGCCGCGAAGGCCCACCTCGCCGAAGCCGGCTACCGCCCCGCCGTGATCACCGGCGACGGGGCGCGGGGCTGCCCCGGCCGGGCGCCCTTCGACCGGATCATCGCGACCTGCGCCCTGCCCTCCGTGCCCGGCGCCTGGCTCGCCCAGTGCCGGCCCGGCGGCCGCGTCCTGGCGCCCCTGTCGACCGGGCTGATCAGCCTGGACGTCCGGGACGCCGAGCACGCGGAAGGGCGGTTCCTGCACACCTCGGCGTACTTCG is a window encoding:
- a CDS encoding methyltransferase domain-containing protein, translating into MGAEREDPFVEAAAEARHRLVAALAAAGELADPAWRAAFEEVPRHLFVPYYYVGVMGGYERLWRDDPDPRRRERWLAGAYEDRPLGTRLRDGDLVSSASQPSLMAAMLHALGVRDGHTVLEIGAGTGYNAALLSHRVGDERVTTIDLDTDITDAAKAHLAEAGYRPAVITGDGARGCPGRAPFDRIIATCALPSVPGAWLAQCRPGGRVLAPLSTGLISLDVRDAEHAEGRFLHTSAYFVPLRGDVPRAPEVHTVGLPRRAVDSELFRFLLTLTAGSLDPYEAHALWQREHRPQRERYGVTVSGGRQWAWLDDPEGPYSWPLGSSSA